From one Brachypodium distachyon strain Bd21 chromosome 4, Brachypodium_distachyon_v3.0, whole genome shotgun sequence genomic stretch:
- the LOC100830966 gene encoding protein PEROXIN-4, whose amino-acid sequence MVTKKTTRKGRDEASSHASRARLFKEYKEVQREKSADPDILLLCDDSNIFKWTALIKGPSETPFEGGVFELAFSIPEQYPLLPPQVRFLTKIFHPNVHFKTGEICLDILKSAWSPAWTLQSVCRAIIALMAHPEADSPVNCDFGNLLRSGDIRGYQSVARIYTRLAAVPKKD is encoded by the exons ATGGTGACaaagaagacgacgaggaagGGACGTGATGAAGCAAGCAGTCAC GCATCTAGAGCTAGGCTTTTTAAGGAATACAAGGAGGTGCAGCGAGAAAAGTCAGCTGACCCAGATATCCTATTACTCTGTGATGATTCAAATATATTCAAGTGGACTGCTCTAATCAAg GGTCCATCAGAGACACCTTTTGAAGGCGGTGTATTCGAACTTGCATTCTCAATTCCTGAGCAGTATCCTCTGCTGCCCCCGCAAGTTCGCTTCCTGACCAAAATTTTCCACCCAAATGTTCACTTCAAG ACAGGTGAAATATGCCTGGATATATTGAAGAGCGCGTGGAGCCCTGCATGGACCCTACAATCTGTTTGCAGAGCCATAATTGCATTGATGGCCCATCCGGAAGCAGACAGTCCAGTTAACTGTGACTTTG GCAATCTCCTGCGCTCAGGCGATATCAGAGGCTACCAATCTGTGGCACGAATTTATACGAGGCTAGCGGCGGTACCAAAGAAAGATTAA